One Ethanoligenens harbinense YUAN-3 genomic window carries:
- a CDS encoding D-alanyl-D-alanine carboxypeptidase family protein, which produces MRKTIMTVVLFLAVAVGISSLPVLAWDPPASVSSSTVYLVNADTGAVIYEKNADAKVYPASITKLMTALLTMQKYSNAMDTVLTVTKDDIAPLSGTDSSVLGLKPGEQITVRQLLYGLLVKSGNDCAMVLARNVGGSVSAFVDMMNAEAKKIGADHTHYANPEGLQDPNHYTTAKDVYLIARQVMANDFLAGVVDTQSYTIPATNMTTAVKITNTNLLLSSGSKYYLSSVKGIKTGTTTDAGACLVSMAQSKGMTYYAVVMGGKETTTNGVVDNTAFADTKALYQWVLGSFQMRELLDTGTPQAQVPLLFAWKQQNLRLVPKEQFNALIPTAQSKATVTVVPHNLPKSVPAPVAKGQLICTADVLLGGQKIGTVQLVASQKVERSMPLYVFYLISQFFHSPWFKFICAGLVILLALYFILAYRHNRRKKAGVKRRRPRNRYRL; this is translated from the coding sequence ATGCGCAAGACCATCATGACCGTCGTGCTGTTTTTGGCTGTAGCTGTGGGGATTTCCAGCCTGCCTGTGCTCGCGTGGGATCCGCCCGCTTCTGTTTCATCCAGTACGGTCTATCTGGTGAACGCCGACACGGGCGCCGTCATATACGAAAAAAATGCCGATGCAAAGGTGTATCCCGCATCCATCACCAAACTGATGACGGCGTTGCTGACGATGCAGAAATACAGTAATGCCATGGATACCGTCCTGACGGTCACCAAAGACGACATTGCGCCGCTCTCCGGCACCGACAGTTCCGTGCTGGGGCTTAAACCGGGAGAGCAGATCACGGTGCGGCAGCTGCTTTATGGATTGCTGGTGAAGTCGGGCAACGACTGCGCAATGGTGCTGGCACGTAATGTGGGCGGTTCGGTTTCCGCGTTTGTGGATATGATGAACGCGGAAGCTAAAAAGATCGGGGCCGACCACACCCACTACGCCAATCCGGAAGGTCTGCAGGACCCCAATCACTATACGACGGCAAAGGATGTGTATCTGATCGCCCGTCAGGTGATGGCAAACGATTTTCTGGCCGGCGTAGTAGACACCCAGTCATACACCATCCCCGCCACGAACATGACCACGGCGGTAAAGATCACGAATACCAATCTGCTGCTTTCCAGCGGCTCGAAATACTATCTGAGCAGTGTCAAAGGCATCAAGACCGGAACCACCACCGATGCGGGCGCCTGCCTGGTTTCCATGGCGCAGAGCAAGGGGATGACCTATTACGCGGTCGTGATGGGCGGGAAAGAAACCACCACCAACGGGGTGGTGGACAACACTGCGTTTGCAGATACCAAAGCGCTGTATCAATGGGTGCTGGGCAGTTTCCAGATGCGGGAATTGCTGGACACCGGAACACCGCAGGCACAGGTGCCCTTGCTGTTTGCATGGAAACAGCAAAATCTCCGTCTTGTGCCCAAAGAACAGTTCAATGCGCTGATTCCGACCGCGCAAAGCAAGGCAACCGTGACCGTCGTGCCGCATAACCTGCCGAAATCGGTGCCGGCGCCGGTGGCGAAGGGGCAGCTTATCTGCACGGCCGATGTGCTGCTTGGCGGGCAGAAAATAGGCACCGTGCAGCTGGTGGCTTCACAAAAAGTGGAGCGTTCCATGCCGCTGTATGTCTTTTATCTGATCAGCCAGTTTTTCCACTCGCCGTGGTTCAAATTCATCTGCGCGGGGCTTGTGATCTTGCTGGCGCTCTATTTCATCTTGGCCTACCGGCACAACCGCCGCAAAAAAGCGGGTGTCAAGCGGCGCAGGCCCCGCAATCGCTATCGCCTTTGA
- a CDS encoding Zn-dependent hydrolase: MEYCSKERLQDKITTFSKFGATAGGGITRLSLSAAALQARAEFCSRCKKLGMDVKTDDMGNIYATLSGTEDLPAISMGSHLDSVVKGGNYDGVLGVLTALEAAETIATNKLKTRHPITVIVWTNEEGARFDPAMMSSGVITGKFDRDAMLAVKDKEGVTFGEALEASGYLGDVKNRLSPEKQMAYLELHIEQGPVMEAEHLKIGVLEGVVGMVNYEIHTTGQADHAGTTPMKMRRDALHAAAELICMLYDRLSKIDDELVFTMGRIVAQPNVHTVIPDDVRFTLDARHKDPAIVQQVVEVIKGLPKELEKCAVSYKELWSRKTVHFHKPFVDLVEKNMQELGYPGKRMYSGPGHDAQYVADVLPTTMIFVPSIDGHSHCEEEYTPIDDCVKGTNVLLNTVLDIDKI, translated from the coding sequence ATGGAATATTGTAGCAAAGAGCGTCTGCAGGATAAAATTACCACGTTCAGCAAGTTTGGCGCCACTGCGGGCGGTGGGATTACCCGCCTGTCCCTGAGTGCAGCGGCGCTGCAAGCCCGCGCGGAGTTTTGCAGCCGGTGCAAAAAGCTGGGTATGGACGTCAAGACCGACGACATGGGCAACATCTATGCCACACTGTCGGGAACCGAAGACCTGCCGGCCATCTCCATGGGTTCCCATCTGGATTCGGTTGTCAAAGGCGGCAACTACGACGGCGTGCTGGGCGTTCTGACCGCCTTGGAAGCCGCCGAGACTATTGCCACCAACAAGCTCAAGACCCGCCACCCCATCACCGTGATCGTCTGGACAAACGAGGAAGGTGCGCGTTTTGACCCGGCCATGATGTCTTCCGGTGTCATCACCGGCAAATTCGATCGTGATGCCATGCTGGCCGTCAAGGACAAAGAGGGCGTCACGTTCGGTGAGGCGCTTGAAGCAAGCGGTTATCTGGGTGACGTGAAAAACCGTCTGAGTCCGGAAAAACAGATGGCCTATTTGGAACTGCACATTGAGCAGGGCCCGGTGATGGAAGCCGAGCACCTGAAAATCGGCGTGCTGGAAGGTGTCGTGGGGATGGTCAACTATGAAATCCACACCACCGGCCAGGCTGACCATGCAGGCACTACGCCGATGAAAATGCGCCGGGACGCGCTGCATGCGGCAGCGGAACTGATCTGCATGCTGTATGACAGACTGTCCAAGATTGACGATGAACTGGTCTTTACCATGGGACGTATCGTGGCACAGCCGAATGTGCATACCGTCATTCCCGACGATGTGCGTTTTACGCTTGATGCGCGGCATAAAGACCCTGCGATCGTGCAGCAGGTGGTAGAGGTCATCAAAGGCCTGCCTAAAGAACTGGAAAAATGTGCGGTTTCCTATAAGGAACTTTGGTCGCGCAAAACGGTTCACTTCCATAAACCGTTCGTGGACCTGGTGGAAAAGAACATGCAAGAGTTGGGCTATCCGGGCAAACGGATGTACAGCGGCCCCGGCCATGACGCGCAGTATGTGGCGGACGTGCTGCCCACCACGATGATCTTTGTGCCGAGCATCGACGGCCACAGCCACTGCGAAGAAGAGTATACCCCGATCGACGATTGCGTGAAAGGCACCAATGTGCTGTTAAACACGGTTTTGGATATCGATAAGATCTAA
- a CDS encoding DUF4097 family beta strand repeat-containing protein, which yields MSNPYKRHGASLPALVIWIIIAALLLCFLVAGLTHTAINPIRPVVFWKGSYTSQEIKKDVALDGVHAVSISGSAADVRVTSSNDDQIHVDLKLPTDDKTSAANAVTISDGTLSISADTENHFFWFPWNWYPSSVTLALPAAYEGDFSIQTTSGDISLPDSLHLGALSIRHTSGDLEGGAITAASADIQSTSGEIHLQALDSPRFTIHQTSGNTTVNRLSGAGTFNRVSGDLEADIVSMSGNISSSSISGNTRFSLPAGQSANVRFGCVSGNIHSDYPLSFNDAHNASGAIGSAPSYTLSAQTTSGNIDLTKS from the coding sequence ATGAGTAATCCATACAAACGGCACGGCGCATCACTGCCGGCGCTTGTCATCTGGATCATCATTGCCGCCCTGCTCTTATGCTTCCTGGTTGCCGGGCTCACGCATACGGCCATCAATCCCATCCGGCCCGTCGTTTTCTGGAAAGGCAGCTATACCTCGCAGGAAATCAAAAAAGATGTGGCGCTGGATGGTGTCCACGCCGTCTCGATTTCCGGCAGTGCGGCTGATGTGCGCGTCACCTCTTCCAACGACGATCAGATCCATGTGGACCTCAAACTCCCCACCGACGACAAAACTTCCGCCGCGAACGCTGTCACCATCTCTGACGGCACCCTCTCCATCTCGGCCGACACGGAAAACCACTTTTTCTGGTTCCCGTGGAACTGGTACCCATCCAGCGTGACGCTCGCACTGCCTGCGGCCTATGAAGGCGATTTTTCAATTCAGACCACTTCGGGCGACATTTCTCTGCCGGACAGTCTGCACCTCGGCGCTCTGTCCATCCGCCACACAAGCGGCGATCTGGAGGGCGGCGCGATTACGGCCGCTTCCGCCGACATCCAAAGCACTTCCGGTGAGATCCACTTACAGGCACTGGACAGTCCCCGTTTTACCATTCACCAGACATCCGGCAACACAACCGTGAACCGTCTATCCGGGGCTGGAACGTTCAACCGCGTTTCCGGCGACCTGGAAGCCGATATCGTTTCCATGAGCGGCAACATCTCGTCTTCCAGCATTTCCGGAAACACCCGTTTTTCCCTGCCGGCCGGCCAGTCCGCCAATGTGCGCTTCGGTTGCGTTTCCGGGAACATCCACTCAGACTATCCGCTGTCATTCAACGACGCGCACAACGCGTCCGGCGCCATCGGCAGCGCACCTTCCTATACGCTTTCCGCCCAGACCACATCCGGGAACATCGATCTGACCAAGTCCTGA
- a CDS encoding AfsR/SARP family transcriptional regulator yields the protein MMTKRAAEKTVEITMFGGFSIQRGDMVLTDDLRRTKQPWLLLEYLIANRHTTISQEKLFELLWPEGNCEKPANALKNLIYRIRGLLEGIRDAGACDFIIFTRNNYAWNNEIPCVVDTEEFEKHFLEARVPDIPEEERMRAYRLATVCYKGEFLPKSASEEWVVFRNTHYARIYMECVQNLSALLLKNGQHEETVALCEHAIGFDPFEEPVHEILIHAYLAAGYRQKAMDHYEYISNLFNEKLGVRLSDRFRSHMQEVFETMDSTENDLSMISKDLKESQTPPSAYYCDYEIFRNLYRIEARFAERQNHSILIALFTLRSSAAQSDPKRITEAMSVLKDVILHSLRKGDVVSRFSNSQYLVMLPALTFENGPVVLKRLMEKFKKIYRHRDISLNMTLNPLAPTT from the coding sequence ATGATGACAAAACGCGCGGCAGAAAAAACTGTGGAGATCACCATGTTCGGCGGCTTTTCTATTCAACGGGGGGATATGGTTCTGACCGATGACCTGCGGCGTACCAAGCAGCCTTGGCTCCTGCTGGAATATCTGATTGCCAACAGGCATACGACGATTTCGCAGGAGAAACTGTTTGAATTGCTGTGGCCGGAAGGAAATTGTGAAAAACCTGCCAATGCCTTAAAAAACCTGATCTATCGCATACGCGGCCTGCTTGAAGGCATCCGTGATGCCGGTGCGTGCGATTTCATCATCTTTACGCGCAACAATTATGCCTGGAACAACGAGATTCCATGCGTTGTCGATACAGAAGAATTTGAAAAGCATTTTCTGGAGGCCCGCGTGCCCGATATTCCGGAAGAAGAGCGCATGCGCGCCTATCGTCTGGCAACCGTATGCTACAAGGGCGAGTTTCTTCCGAAATCCGCATCGGAAGAGTGGGTGGTTTTTCGGAACACGCACTATGCCCGCATTTACATGGAGTGCGTACAGAACCTGTCGGCCCTGCTTCTCAAAAATGGGCAGCATGAAGAAACGGTGGCGCTGTGTGAACACGCAATCGGTTTCGATCCTTTTGAAGAACCGGTGCACGAAATACTAATCCACGCGTATCTGGCGGCAGGCTACCGGCAAAAGGCGATGGATCATTATGAATACATCTCCAACCTTTTCAACGAGAAACTTGGCGTACGTCTGTCCGATCGGTTCCGCAGCCACATGCAGGAAGTTTTTGAAACAATGGACAGCACTGAAAACGATCTCTCCATGATCAGCAAAGATTTAAAAGAAAGCCAAACACCTCCCAGCGCATATTACTGCGATTATGAGATTTTCCGAAATCTCTACCGTATTGAAGCAAGATTTGCCGAGCGGCAAAACCATTCGATTCTAATTGCGCTGTTCACGCTTCGTTCTTCCGCCGCACAATCGGATCCAAAGCGAATCACCGAGGCCATGTCAGTGCTCAAGGACGTCATCCTGCACAGTCTGCGCAAAGGTGACGTGGTTTCCCGGTTCAGCAATTCACAATATCTGGTGATGCTACCGGCGTTGACTTTTGAAAACGGACCGGTGGTGCTAAAACGGCTCATGGAGAAATTCAAAAAAATCTACCGGCATAGAGACATCTCCCTGAACATGACGCTTAATCCCCTCGCCCCCACTACATAG
- a CDS encoding aminotransferase class III-fold pyridoxal phosphate-dependent enzyme has protein sequence MATTAQSKAEIIKQKSVKYNLQSWSKQGGLNPIAVEKAEGIYYWDYDGNRYSDMSAQLVNLNLGHGNKEIVEAIKEQADQYCYMGPSFAVESRADLAEMVIGLMPDNFGKVFFTNAGADANENAIKMARMFTGRKKVFSRYRSYHGSTFGAGNLTGEPRRYPLEPGIPGFVKFFDPYLYREQIQFESEQAAAAYYVAKLREQICYEGPDSIAAIVLETITGSNGVIIPPDGYLQGVRKICDEFGIMMICDEVMAGFGRTGKMFAFEHWDIKPDIVTFAKGVTCGYVQLGGVAVSKEIAAYFDDHFLSCGLTYSGHPLACAAGVACVRYYGEHNILENVNKVGKVLGEELEAMKAKHACVGDVRYIGLFAAIELVKDKASREPLVSYGGDPKGVMGKIVGMLKEKRFMTYSHENMVLVCPPLIITEEQIREELAKMDEVLGTVDKEML, from the coding sequence ATGGCGACAACAGCACAGAGCAAAGCGGAAATCATCAAACAGAAATCGGTCAAATACAACCTGCAGTCCTGGTCGAAGCAAGGGGGGCTCAACCCCATTGCGGTGGAAAAGGCGGAAGGCATCTACTATTGGGATTATGACGGCAACCGGTATTCGGATATGTCTGCCCAACTGGTCAACCTGAATCTTGGGCACGGCAATAAGGAAATTGTCGAGGCTATCAAAGAGCAGGCGGATCAGTATTGTTACATGGGTCCGAGTTTTGCGGTGGAGAGCCGCGCAGATCTGGCGGAGATGGTCATAGGCCTGATGCCCGACAATTTCGGTAAGGTCTTCTTCACCAATGCCGGCGCGGATGCCAACGAAAACGCCATCAAAATGGCGCGGATGTTTACCGGGCGCAAAAAGGTGTTCAGCCGCTACCGAAGCTACCACGGCTCCACGTTCGGCGCCGGTAACCTGACAGGTGAGCCCCGGCGCTATCCGCTGGAACCCGGTATTCCCGGTTTTGTCAAATTCTTCGACCCGTATTTGTACCGCGAACAGATCCAGTTTGAGAGCGAGCAGGCAGCCGCGGCATACTATGTAGCCAAACTGCGCGAGCAGATTTGCTACGAAGGACCGGACAGCATCGCCGCTATCGTGCTGGAAACCATCACCGGCTCCAACGGCGTTATCATTCCGCCGGACGGCTATCTGCAGGGCGTGCGGAAGATCTGTGATGAATTCGGTATTATGATGATCTGCGACGAGGTCATGGCCGGCTTCGGCCGCACCGGCAAGATGTTTGCCTTTGAACATTGGGACATCAAACCTGATATCGTCACCTTCGCCAAAGGTGTCACCTGCGGCTATGTCCAATTGGGCGGTGTGGCCGTCAGCAAAGAGATCGCCGCCTATTTCGACGATCACTTCCTTTCCTGCGGCCTGACCTACAGCGGCCACCCGCTGGCCTGCGCCGCCGGCGTGGCCTGCGTGCGCTATTACGGAGAGCACAACATCCTCGAAAACGTCAACAAAGTCGGCAAAGTGCTGGGCGAGGAACTGGAAGCCATGAAAGCCAAACACGCCTGCGTGGGCGATGTGCGTTACATTGGGCTGTTCGCCGCGATAGAGCTGGTCAAAGACAAAGCGAGCAGGGAACCGCTCGTTTCTTATGGCGGCGATCCCAAAGGCGTGATGGGCAAGATCGTGGGCATGCTCAAAGAAAAGCGGTTTATGACCTACTCGCATGAAAACATGGTGCTGGTCTGTCCGCCGCTTATTATCACAGAGGAGCAGATCAGAGAAGAACTGGCCAAGATGGACGAGGTGCTTGGCACCGTTGACAAGGAAATGCTGTAA
- a CDS encoding Spy0128 family protein, which yields MRKFLSVLVSLLLGFSSFLPTTANAVTPATAPGTYSSIDQTSPLNIDGYDVAAVKQATFLVVWTRYPVSQDIQSLITQSLQNVPGSQSTTNAVYFSGVPAPGQTITCPAPAWADSNFGQYYVQYGTDGHLYLHATKISHYVVGNNVFPSFKVKKEITGTSTFPDSGFDFVLKEGSTTVGTAHADKADTPFSFNLNSNFHMPITFTMNEVQPSPVPTGWTYSAISYTVTIDQNLNLTYVENDSSLLQCPPSTTTPTIFTFTNNYTTPPPATVDIHGTKAVTGTPTTTPTFSFVLKDGTTTVGTAQVTGAGDFTFTNIPVPASGSKTLTMSEQTPTPVPTGWTYSTASYTVTIQSNGSVVYNTSDGRQPTFTNSYITPPPATVDIHGTKAVTGNPTTIPNGGFSFVLKDGTTTVGTAQVSGAGNFTFANIPVPASGSKTLTMSEVQPGTIPTGWTYSGATYNVIVGADGSVSYQTSAGIPLDGLPTFTNSYTTPVLSTIHATKIIAGSPTAIPDGGFSFVLKDGTTTVGTAQTDKAGTVTFSMSSNFQLPANGTTTLVMSEVQPGTIPTGWTYSGATYNVIVGADGSVSYQTNDGIPLDGLPVFINSYLATPTLSDIQATKIITGSPTTIPDGGFSFVLKDGANTVGTAQTDKAGTVTFSMGSNFQLPASGTTTLVMSEVQPGTIPTGWTYSGATYNVIVGADGSVSYQTSDGIPLDGLPTFTNSYTAPVLSAIQATKIIAGNPTTIPDGGFSFVLKDGSTTVGTAQTDKSGTVTFSMDSNFQLPASGTTTLVMSEVQPGTVPTGWTYSNATYNVIVGADGSVSYQTSDSIALPVLPIFINSYFATPNLGDIQATKIITGSPTTIPDGGFSFVLKDGSTTVGTAQTDKAGTVSFSMDSNFQLPASGTTTLVMREVQPDTLPAGWTYSGATYNVIVGTDGSISYQTNDGIPLDGLPTFTNSYTAPVLSAIQATKIITGNPTTIPDGGFSFVLKDGSTTVGTAQTDKAGTVTFSMNSNFQLPASGTTTLVMSEVQPGTVPTGWTYSNATYNVIIGADGSVSYQTSGGAAINDLPSFTNNYMAVPVTPETPTPTAVAGESSTIIENPYTGNTAYPPLASVFAMLGLAGLVTAALRKKHRDHSNDKRD from the coding sequence ATGAGGAAGTTTTTAAGCGTGCTCGTGTCATTGCTGCTTGGCTTTTCCTCCTTTCTTCCTACGACTGCAAACGCGGTTACACCCGCGACTGCGCCAGGAACTTATTCCTCAATTGACCAAACCAGTCCATTAAACATTGACGGCTATGATGTGGCAGCCGTCAAACAGGCTACCTTCCTTGTCGTTTGGACAAGGTATCCCGTATCCCAAGACATCCAGAGCCTCATCACGCAAAGCCTGCAAAACGTTCCCGGTTCACAGTCCACAACAAACGCGGTCTATTTCAGCGGGGTGCCCGCCCCCGGGCAAACCATTACCTGCCCCGCACCGGCTTGGGCCGACAGCAATTTCGGCCAATATTACGTGCAATACGGTACAGACGGTCATCTCTATCTCCATGCAACCAAAATCAGCCATTATGTTGTGGGAAATAATGTGTTTCCCTCTTTCAAGGTTAAAAAAGAAATTACCGGCACCTCCACGTTTCCGGATAGTGGTTTCGATTTTGTGCTGAAAGAGGGTTCCACTACGGTCGGCACCGCACACGCCGACAAGGCCGACACCCCATTTTCGTTTAATCTGAACTCCAATTTCCATATGCCGATCACCTTCACCATGAACGAGGTGCAGCCCAGCCCCGTTCCTACCGGCTGGACATACAGCGCCATCTCCTATACAGTAACCATTGATCAAAATCTCAACCTTACCTATGTAGAGAACGACTCATCTTTGCTACAATGCCCGCCTTCCACCACAACTCCTACCATTTTCACTTTTACCAACAATTACACCACCCCCCCACCTGCCACCGTTGATATCCACGGCACCAAAGCAGTCACCGGCACCCCGACGACCACCCCGACTTTCAGTTTTGTACTGAAAGACGGCACCACGACGGTCGGCACTGCACAAGTCACAGGGGCCGGCGACTTCACATTCACAAATATCCCGGTTCCGGCAAGCGGCTCCAAAACCCTCACCATGAGCGAACAGACGCCCACCCCCGTTCCCACCGGCTGGACATACAGCACCGCCTCCTACACGGTCACCATCCAGTCCAACGGCAGCGTCGTATATAATACCAGCGACGGTCGGCAGCCCACGTTCACCAACAGTTACATCACCCCTCCTCCTGCCACCGTTGATATCCACGGCACCAAAGCAGTCACCGGCAACCCAACGACGATCCCGAACGGCGGTTTCAGCTTCGTACTGAAAGACGGTACCACTACGGTCGGCACCGCACAGGTCAGTGGAGCCGGCAACTTCACATTCGCAAACATTCCGGTTCCGGCAAGCGGCTCCAAAACTCTCACCATGAGCGAGGTGCAGCCCGGCACCATCCCCACCGGCTGGACATACAGCGGTGCCACCTATAATGTCATCGTAGGCGCAGACGGCAGCGTCAGCTATCAGACAAGCGCCGGCATTCCTCTGGACGGTCTGCCCACCTTTACCAACAGCTACACCACCCCTGTCCTCAGTACGATCCATGCTACCAAAATCATCGCCGGCAGCCCGACGGCGATCCCGGACGGCGGTTTCAGCTTCGTGTTGAAAGACGGCACGACCACGGTCGGCACCGCGCAGACAGACAAAGCCGGCACCGTTACGTTCTCCATGAGCAGCAATTTTCAGCTGCCCGCCAACGGGACCACCACCCTCGTCATGAGCGAGGTGCAGCCCGGCACCATCCCCACCGGCTGGACATACAGCGGTGCCACCTATAATGTCATCGTGGGTGCAGACGGCAGCGTCAGCTATCAGACAAACGACGGCATCCCGCTGGACGGCCTGCCCGTATTCATTAACAGCTATCTCGCCACCCCCACTTTGAGTGATATCCAGGCTACCAAAATCATTACCGGCAGCCCAACGACGATTCCGGACGGCGGTTTCAGCTTCGTGCTGAAAGACGGTGCAAACACAGTCGGCACCGCGCAGACAGACAAAGCCGGCACCGTTACATTCTCCATGGGCAGCAATTTCCAGTTGCCCGCCAGCGGGACCACCACCCTCGTCATGAGTGAAGTACAGCCCGGCACCATTCCCACCGGCTGGACGTACAGCGGCGCCACCTACAATGTCATCGTAGGAGCAGACGGCAGCGTCAGCTATCAGACAAGCGACGGCATCCCTCTGGACGGTCTGCCCACCTTTACCAACAGCTACACTGCCCCTGTCCTCAGTGCGATCCAGGCTACTAAAATCATCGCCGGCAATCCGACGACGATCCCGGACGGCGGTTTCAGCTTCGTACTGAAAGACGGCTCGACCACGGTCGGCACCGCGCAGACCGACAAATCCGGTACCGTCACATTCTCCATGGACAGCAATTTCCAACTGCCTGCCAGCGGGACCACCACCCTCGTCATGAGCGAGGTACAACCCGGCACCGTTCCCACCGGCTGGACATACAGCAACGCCACCTATAATGTCATTGTAGGCGCAGACGGCAGCGTCAGCTATCAGACAAGCGACAGTATAGCGCTTCCGGTGCTGCCCATATTCATTAACAGCTATTTCGCCACCCCCAATCTGGGTGATATCCAGGCCACCAAAATCATTACCGGCAGCCCGACGACGATCCCGGACGGCGGTTTCAGCTTCGTACTGAAAGATGGCTCGACCACGGTCGGCACCGCGCAGACCGACAAAGCCGGCACCGTCTCGTTCTCGATGGACAGCAATTTCCAGTTGCCCGCCAGCGGGACCACCACCCTCGTCATGCGTGAAGTACAGCCCGACACCCTTCCCGCCGGCTGGACATACAGCGGTGCCACCTATAACGTCATCGTAGGCACAGACGGTAGCATCAGCTATCAGACAAACGACGGCATACCCTTGGACGGTCTGCCCACCTTTACCAACAGCTACACCGCCCCTGTCCTCAGTGCGATCCAGGCTACCAAAATCATTACCGGTAACCCAACGACGATTCCGGACGGCGGTTTCAGCTTCGTACTGAAAGACGGCTCGACCACGGTCGGCACCGCGCAAACCGACAAAGCCGGAACCGTCACGTTCTCGATGAACAGCAATTTCCAGTTGCCTGCCAGCGGGACCACCACCCTCGTCATGAGCGAGGTGCAGCCCGGCACCGTTCCCACCGGCTGGACATACAGCAACGCCACCTACAACGTCATCATAGGCGCAGACGGCAGCGTCAGCTATCAGACAAGCGGCGGTGCAGCCATAAACGACCTGCCCAGCTTTACCAACAACTATATGGCTGTCCCCGTCACCCCGGAAACGCCTACTCCAACAGCAGTCGCCGGAGAATCCTCCACGATCATCGAAAATCCATATACCGGAAACACCGCGTATCCGCCGCTCGCATCTGTATTCGCTATGTTGGGTTTGGCCGGTCTGGTGACCGCCGCTCTCCGCAAAAAACACCGCGACCATTCGAATGACAAGCGTGATTGA
- a CDS encoding PadR family transcriptional regulator: MSITSDLIRGHTEGIILSHLHRGDSYGYEINKSIQEKTGGRYELKEATLYSAFRRMEGAGLIRSYWGDKDTGARRRYYSITALGRQVLEQHLADWAEAKDLIDRLLTASTR; the protein is encoded by the coding sequence GTGTCTATTACTTCCGATCTGATCCGCGGCCACACCGAGGGCATCATTTTATCGCATCTGCACCGGGGTGACAGCTACGGATACGAAATCAACAAATCCATCCAGGAAAAAACCGGCGGCCGGTACGAGCTGAAAGAGGCAACGCTCTACAGCGCGTTCCGCCGCATGGAAGGCGCCGGGTTGATCCGCTCCTACTGGGGCGATAAAGACACCGGCGCCAGGCGGCGGTATTACAGCATCACCGCGCTGGGCCGGCAAGTTCTGGAACAGCATCTGGCCGACTGGGCGGAAGCCAAAGACCTGATCGACCGGCTGCTCACCGCATCCACCCGTTAA
- a CDS encoding permease prefix domain 1-containing protein yields MYQKLRAHIEALFANAPHTRKAQELKEELYADLSAKYADLVTQGKSEEDAYQIVIASIGDVDELLRSLRYDPYDADEEARRKKSAGIISAAVGLYILSLVPVMLFRNTFGAILMFLFIAAATVILVYNHASKPRYYRADDTVVEEFKEWKSGHDDTRSLYRSITAALWPLIVVLYFFISFFFSAWAYSWIIFLLGVALQNIIRLALQLRRDRHE; encoded by the coding sequence ATGTATCAAAAGCTGCGCGCGCATATCGAAGCGCTGTTTGCCAACGCGCCGCACACCCGAAAAGCCCAGGAACTGAAAGAAGAACTGTATGCCGACCTGAGCGCCAAATATGCCGACCTCGTCACACAGGGAAAAAGCGAAGAAGATGCATACCAAATCGTTATCGCCAGCATCGGCGATGTGGACGAACTGCTGCGCAGCCTGCGGTATGACCCTTATGACGCCGACGAGGAAGCCCGCCGCAAAAAATCCGCCGGTATCATTTCCGCCGCGGTGGGTCTGTACATCCTTTCTCTGGTGCCGGTGATGCTCTTTCGGAACACGTTCGGCGCGATTCTAATGTTCCTTTTCATCGCGGCCGCCACCGTCATTCTGGTCTACAATCACGCGTCGAAACCGCGTTATTATCGAGCAGACGACACGGTTGTGGAAGAATTCAAGGAATGGAAAAGCGGCCATGATGATACCCGCAGCCTTTACCGTTCCATTACCGCCGCACTTTGGCCGTTGATCGTCGTACTCTATTTCTTCATCAGTTTCTTCTTCAGCGCGTGGGCCTATTCGTGGATCATCTTCCTGCTTGGTGTCGCGCTGCAAAATATCATCCGGCTGGCGCTGCAACTGCGGAGGGATCGACATGAGTAA